AGAATGCTGAAGTATTAATTTATCGTAATTTGTGCTGTTTATACTTATGGGTCTATATACTACAGACCTGTTTTTCTCGGGAACTATGACATGATATTTTTTTCCAGGAGGAGGGATGTTTGTAAAATGATACACACCCCTTGAATCAATATAGCCGTATATGCCTCCATAAACTTGAAGAGGAAGACTCAAGACAAGGATTAAAAATATTGCCTTTAAAAACATCGTATTAATTCTCTTAAACTTTTTAGTGCTTGTCAAGTGTTTTGCGTTGTTATAATATTAAAATATTATGAAAGGGACATTATATGTTGTGGGAACCCCTATAGGAAATTTGAAAGACATAACATTGAGAGCCATAGATACTCTAAGGGATGTAGATTTTATTGTTGCAGAAAATAGAATCCACTCTCTGAAACTATTGAGCAATTTAGGCATAAGCAAACATATCATTACAATAAACAGTTATAATGAAGAAAGGAAGGCAAAGGAGATTGCAGGTTATATCCTTGAAGGTAAAGATTGTGCCTTGATTACCAGTGCAGGAACCCCTTGCATATCAGACCCTGGGCAAAGGGTTGTGAGATTATGTCATGAATCAGGTATAGATGTAAGGGCTGTGCCAGGTCCATCAGCACCTGTAAGT
The sequence above is drawn from the Syntrophorhabdaceae bacterium genome and encodes:
- the rsmI gene encoding 16S rRNA (cytidine(1402)-2'-O)-methyltransferase; this translates as MKGTLYVVGTPIGNLKDITLRAIDTLRDVDFIVAENRIHSLKLLSNLGISKHIITINSYNEERKAKEIAGYILEGKDCALITSAGTPCISDPGQRVVRLCHESGIDVRAVPGPSAPVSALSISGVFADKFLFYGFLPQKKGKKVKVFREISTMPYASVFFESPRRLVETLECIRDGFGERFVVVLKEMTKVYEDVKRGYISELIEYFREQDIKGEYVIIVDGREKQG